The following are encoded in a window of Vigna unguiculata cultivar IT97K-499-35 chromosome 8, ASM411807v1, whole genome shotgun sequence genomic DNA:
- the LOC114194634 gene encoding aspartic proteinase nepenthesin-2-like, with protein sequence MVLQVSLIVVLLVTCSCVVEAFSGNHDHRHNQNGSSMAAIKFPDHPSFSGVSSSGDTDCSLSSSTMTSGEETDEEGEAFPNPKPHKQLVKLHLKHRSGREDAEPKQSVVDSTVRDLIRIQNLHRRVIEKKNQNAISRLQKSQDQPKQTSEAVVAPGASPASGVSGQLVATLESGVSLGSGEYFMDVFVGTPPKHFSLILDTGSDLNWIQCVPCIACFEQSGAYYDPKDSSSFRNISCDDPRCKLVSSPDPPRPCKGENQSCPYFYWYGDGSNTTGDFALETFTVNLTTPSGGSELKHVENVMFGCGHWNRGLFHGAAGLLGLGRGPLSFASQMQSLYGQSFSYCLVDRNSNASVSSKLIFGEDKELLSHPNLNFTSFAAAKEGSVDTFYYVQIKSVMVDGEELKIPEETWHLSAEGAGGTIIDSGTTLTYFAEPAYEIIREAFVKKIKGYELIEGLPPLKPCYNVSGIDKMELPDFGILFSDGAVWNFPVENYFIQIDSDIVCLAILGTSPSALSIIGNYQQQNFHILYDTKKSRLGYAPMKCDDV encoded by the coding sequence ATGGTTTTGCAGGTTTCTCTCATTGTGGTTCTCCTTGTGACATGCTCCTGTGTCGTGGAAGCCTTTTCTGGGAATCACGATCACCGTCACAACCAAAATGGATCTTCTATGGCTGCCATAAAGTTTCCTGATCATCCAAGCTTCAGTGGTGTTTCTTCTTCCGGGGACACTGATTGCAGCCTCTCGAGTTCTACCATGACATCAGGTGAAGAAACTGACGAAGAAGGTGAGGCTTTTCCAAATCCAAAACCGCACAAGCAATTGGTGAAACTCCACCTAAAACACAGGTCAGGGAGAGAAGACGCTGAGCCTAAACAATCTGTGGTTGATTCCACCGTAAGGGATTTGATCAGAATTCAAAACCTTCACAGAAGGGTGATAGAGAAGAAGAATCAAAACGCAATTTCAAGGCTGCAGAAGTCACAGGACCAACCAAAGCAAACCTCGGAGGCTGTGGTTGCTCCGGGGGCTTCGCCGGCAAGTGGGGTTTCCGGGCAGCTTGTGGCAACTTTGGAATCCGGGGTGAGTCTTGGCTCTGGTGAGTACTTCATGGATGTGTTTGTGGGCACACCCCCTAAGCATTTCTCTCTGATACTTGATACTGGTAGTGACCTTAATTGGATCCAATGTGTTCCTTGCATTGCGTGTTTTGAGCAAAGTGGAGCATACTATGACCCCAAAGATTCTAGTTCTTTTAGGAATATAAGCTGTGATGATCCACGGTGCAAACTGGTTTCATCCCCTGATCCACCTAGGCCTTGCAAAGGTGAGAATCAGAGCTGTCCCTACTTCTACTGGTATGGAGATGGTTCAAACACAACTGGGGATTTTGCATTGGAAACCTTCACCGTTAATCTCACCACTCCTTCTGGGGGGTCAGAGCTGAAGCATGTGGAGAATGTGATGTTTGGATGTGGCCATTGGAATAGAGGTCTCTTTCATGGTGCTGCTGGTTTGCTAGGGTTGGGGAGAGGACCATTGTCATTTGCTTCTCAGATGCAATCTCTCTATGGCCAATCATTTTCCTATTGTCTTGTGGATAGAAATAGCAATGCAAGTGTGAGTAGTAAATTGATTTTTGGTGAGGACAAGGAGCTGCTCAGCCACCCCAATCTAAATTTCACTTCTTTTGCTGCTGCAAAAGAGGGTTCAGTTGACACATTTTACTATGTCCAGATAAAGTCTGTAATGGTTGATGGTGAGGAGTTGAAGATACCTGAGGAGACTTGGCATTTGTCAGCAGAAGGTGCTGGTGGCACCATCATTGATTCTGGCACCACATTAACATATTTTGCTGAACCTGCTTATGAGATTATCAGGGAGGCTTTTGTGAAGAAGATTAAGGGCTATGAACTCATTGAAGGTCTTCCTCCTTTAAAGCCATGTTACAATGTGTCGGGAATTGACAAGATGGAGCTACCTGACtttggaattttattttctgatgGAGCAGTGTGGAATTTCCCGGTGGAGAATTACTTTATCCAGATTGATTCTGATATTGTTTGCTTGGCTATTTTGGGAACTTCTCCTTCTGCTCTTTCAATAATCGGAAACTATCAGCAGCAGAATTTCCACATACTATATGACACGAAGAAATCCAGACTTGGGTATGCACCAATGAAGTGTGATgatgtttaa